ATGTAATCACTTCGAATGGGTCGAGCCGCACTCAGCGAGCAGGAGATCCAATCGTTTCGAGACCGCCTGGTCGAGGTCGCGACACGCCTGTTCGTCCGCGATGGCCATGCAGGAGTCACCCTGCGGGCGATCGCCCGGGAATTGGGCTGTAGCCCGATGACGCCCTATCGCTACTTCCGCGACCGGGACGAGATCTTCGCGGCCGTCCGCGCGGCCGCCTACCAGGCTTTCGCCGATGCTCAGGAAGCTGCGATCTCGCCGGATCAATCGCCGCTCGAGCGGCTGGCCGCCCTCGGGCAGGCCTACGCCACATTCGCGATCGAGCGCCCGGATGCGTACCGCCTGCAGTTCTCCCTCTCCCAGCCTTCTCCGGATGAATACCCGGACGTGCGGGAGGGCGAATTGGCCGCCTGGCGGCCCCTGCTCGGGGCCGTGCGGGGCGCCGTCGCAAGCGGCGATCTCGAGGGCGACCCCGAGATCCTGGCTCACCTGATGTGGAGCTCCGCCCACGGACTCGTATCCCTGCATCTGGCCGGCAAGCTCGTCATGGGCCACGACCTCGACGACCTGCTCCCGCATCTGCTCACCACGCTGATGCACGGCTCTCGAAAGCGTCCAACCGACGCCGTCGGTTCAACACTCCGAGGAATCGCGACATGACGACATCTCCGTTTCTTTCCGGAAACTTTGCTCCCATCGAAAGGGAGTTCACAGCCACTGATCTCGAAGTCAAAGGCGAGTTGCCCCGCGAGTTGAATGGCCGGTTGATGCGCATCGGGCCTAACCCGGTCGCGCCGAGCGAGCCCTACCACTGGTTCACGGGCAACGGCATGGTGCACGGCGTGCGGCTTCGCGATGGACGGGCCGAGTGGTATCGCAATCGCTACGTGCGGGACGACCAGGTCGTCGAAGCCAAGGGCTGGCCGGAAGTGCCGGGGCCGCGCCATGGGATGGGTGTCAACGTCGCGAACACCAACGTCATCAGCCACGCCGGCAAGACCTGGGCCATCGTCGAAGCTGGGGGCTTGCCCGTGGAGCTCACCAACGATCTCGAGACTGTCGCCCGCAGCGATTTCGGGGGGACGCTCCAGGGTGGCTTCACGGCCCACCCCAAGAAGGATCCGATCACCGGAGAGCTGCATGCCGTGACCTACTATTGGGATTGGGATCATCTGAAGCACGTGGTCCTTGGCAAAGACGGTCGCGTCCGCCGCAGCCTCGAGATTCCGGTTCCGGGCGGACCCATGGTGCACGATACGGCGATCACCGAGAGCCAGGTCGTCGTGCTCGATATGCCCTGCATTTTCGACCCGAGCGTGATGGAGCAGGGTGCGAGTTTCCCCTACGCGTGGCGGCCGGACTACGGCACGCGAATCGGTTTGCTCCCCTTGGAGGGTACAGCGGGTGACGTGCGCTGGTTCGAGATCGACACCTGCTACATCTTCCACCCCTTGAATGCCTACGATGCTGTAGACAACCAGGTCGTCTTCGATGCCGTCCGGCACGAGAAGGTATTCGACCAGGAAACGAACGGGCCGACGGAAGGCAACCCGAGGCTGACACGTTGGACCTTCGACCTGGCCAGTGGCGGTGTCAAGGAAGAGCAGCTCGACGATCGTCCCATCGAATTCCCCCGCCACGACGAGCGCAAGCTCGGACGCAAGCTTCGCTACGGCTACGCATCGAGCTCCGAAGCCTCGGATGCTCGCGCCTTCGACTTCGCGGCCATCGTCAAGTACGACCTCGAAACGGGAGGCAGAGAGCGCTGGACACCGGGGAACGGCTCCGCGGCCATGGAAGCCGTCTTCGTCCCGCGCGGCACCGATGCAGCCGAAGACGATGGTTTCCTCCTGAGCTACGTCTACGATCCCGCCGAAGATCGAACCGACGTCGTCGTCCTCGACGCTGCCAACATCACCGCCGGCCCCATCGCAAGCGTCGCACTTCCCACCCGGGTCCCGTTCGGCTTCCACGGCAACTTCGCCCCCGACGAAGAATAGAGGCATTGGCGGAGGCGAACGCGGCGCCGACTCCTACCCACGTTGCGTCGAAGAACGTCCCCTGTGTCGATTCTGGTCTATGGTGAAGTCGCAGGAGGAGAATCCCGTGAGCGACCCTTCCCCCACCACCGGTTTCTGGGCCATCGCCCAGGAGGATCCGGACCGCCTCGCGATCGCGGAGCCGAACTACGACGAGACGAGCTTCGGCCAACTCTACGAGCTGGTGAATCAGATCTCTCACGGATTTCGTGCGCAAGGCCTCGTGCGTGGCGATCACGTTGCCACGACCCTGCCGAACTCGACGCTGCAGATCGCGCTAGGCCTCGCGGCGTTCCAATCCGGCCTCTACATCACGACGATCAACTGGCATCTCGTGGGCCCAGAGATCGCCTACATCCTTCGCGACGCGGAAACGAAGATCTTCGTCACGCATGAACTCTTTGCCGAAGAATCCCGCCGCGCGGTAGACGAGGCCGGCCTGAGCGAAGAGCAGATCTTCTCCGTCGGTGAGATCCCGGGCTTCCGGCCCTCGTCCGAGCTCTTCACCGGGCAGCCGACGACGCGGCCAGACAATCCCACAGCGGGCTCTTTCATGTTCTACACGTCAGGCACCACTGGCCGACCAAAGGGCGTTCGCCGCGACCTGCCCGAAGCCCACCCCGATGTTCTCGGGAAGATGGCGGGGATGCTGTTCCTGATGTTCGGCATCCAACCCCACGATGGACACGTGGAAATCACGCAAGCGCCCCTCTACCACACCGCGGTCAACAACTGGACCCTCACGGCCCTCCACTGGGGCCACCCGGTCGTGCTGATGGATCGCTGGACACCGGAAGCAGCCCTCGAGCGAATCGAGAAATACAAGGTGACCTACTCCCATATGGTGCCGACCATGTTCCACCGGATGCTGAAGCTCCCGGACGAGGTGCGTCTCCGCTACGACGTGTCCTCGCTTCGCACGATGATCCATGCCGCCGCGCCCTGCCCCATCGAAACCAAATGGAAGATGCTCGACTGGTGGGGCGACGTGATCTGGGAATACTACGCAGCGACCGAAGGCGGCGGCACCATCGTCTCCCCGAAGGAATGGCGCGAGAACCCGGGGAGCGTCGGCCGGCCGTGGCCGAACTCCGAAGTCGTGATCTTCGACGACGATGGGAACGAGGTGCCCGCCGGCGCGAGCGGAACCATCTACATGCGCATGGGCGGCAGTGAGTTCAAGTACTACAAGGATGATGACAAGACGGACAAGGCCCGCCGCAAGGGCTTCTTCACCGTTGGCGACATCGGCTACTTCAACGAGGCTGGCTACCTCTTCTTGAACGACCGGGCCAATGACATGATCATCGCCGGCGGAGTCAACATCTACCCGGCCGAGATCGAGGGCGTCATCCAACAACACGAACACGTCCAGGACGTCGCCGTGTTCGGCGTTCCGAACGAAGACACCGGCGAAGAAATCAAGGCTGTCGTGGAACTCGTCCCCGGAATCGACGCGTCCGAAGGCGTGCGGGACGATATCGTCACCTACTACCAGGGACGCATGGCCAAACAGAAATGGCCGCGCTCGATCGACTTCACCGACGAGATGCCCCGCGACCCGAACGGCAAGCTCTACAAACGCAAGCTGCGTGACCCGTATTGGGAAGGCCACGACCGCGCGATCGTATAGCGCGGCGGTTCCCAGTTGAAGAGACGTACCGGCAGACGCTCAGCAGTCGAAGCCTTTGGGGCCGACGGACAACCATGACCTTTTTTTCGTTCAAGAGGGTGGCAGAGGGATACGCAGCGCATCGTCCCTTCTATCACCCGCTGGTGATCGCCAAGATCCGGGCACACCTGGGCCTGAAGGGCAGATTGAGTACGGCGCTCGATGTGGGCTGTGGGACAGGGCTGTCGACCGTCGCGCTCTGCGAGATTGCGGACCATGTCGTAGGTACGGACAGCTCCGCCACGATGATCGAGGTCGCCAATGATGTTGGGCAAGGCGGAGTGGTCTTCCACTGCGCACCGGGAGAGGACCTTCGGTTCCCGGACCAGTCATTCGACGTCATCACGGTATGCGGAGCCATCAACTGGATTAACCGAGAGCGCTTCCTCCCGGAAGCGAAACGGGTCCTGAAGCCGACTGGCTCGCTAGTCGTCTATGACAACTTCATTACGGACCGCATGAGCGATGTGCCCGAATACACGCAGTGGTTCCATGAACAATACCTGGGTCGGTACCCGAAACCTCCAAGAGATGAAACGCCCTTGACCACGCCCGAGGCCAAGCGGCATGGCTTTCATCTCGAC
This sequence is a window from bacterium. Protein-coding genes within it:
- a CDS encoding TetR/AcrR family transcriptional regulator produces the protein MGRAALSEQEIQSFRDRLVEVATRLFVRDGHAGVTLRAIARELGCSPMTPYRYFRDRDEIFAAVRAAAYQAFADAQEAAISPDQSPLERLAALGQAYATFAIERPDAYRLQFSLSQPSPDEYPDVREGELAAWRPLLGAVRGAVASGDLEGDPEILAHLMWSSAHGLVSLHLAGKLVMGHDLDDLLPHLLTTLMHGSRKRPTDAVGSTLRGIAT
- a CDS encoding carotenoid oxygenase; the encoded protein is MTTSPFLSGNFAPIEREFTATDLEVKGELPRELNGRLMRIGPNPVAPSEPYHWFTGNGMVHGVRLRDGRAEWYRNRYVRDDQVVEAKGWPEVPGPRHGMGVNVANTNVISHAGKTWAIVEAGGLPVELTNDLETVARSDFGGTLQGGFTAHPKKDPITGELHAVTYYWDWDHLKHVVLGKDGRVRRSLEIPVPGGPMVHDTAITESQVVVLDMPCIFDPSVMEQGASFPYAWRPDYGTRIGLLPLEGTAGDVRWFEIDTCYIFHPLNAYDAVDNQVVFDAVRHEKVFDQETNGPTEGNPRLTRWTFDLASGGVKEEQLDDRPIEFPRHDERKLGRKLRYGYASSSEASDARAFDFAAIVKYDLETGGRERWTPGNGSAAMEAVFVPRGTDAAEDDGFLLSYVYDPAEDRTDVVVLDAANITAGPIASVALPTRVPFGFHGNFAPDEE
- a CDS encoding acyl-CoA synthetase yields the protein MVKSQEENPVSDPSPTTGFWAIAQEDPDRLAIAEPNYDETSFGQLYELVNQISHGFRAQGLVRGDHVATTLPNSTLQIALGLAAFQSGLYITTINWHLVGPEIAYILRDAETKIFVTHELFAEESRRAVDEAGLSEEQIFSVGEIPGFRPSSELFTGQPTTRPDNPTAGSFMFYTSGTTGRPKGVRRDLPEAHPDVLGKMAGMLFLMFGIQPHDGHVEITQAPLYHTAVNNWTLTALHWGHPVVLMDRWTPEAALERIEKYKVTYSHMVPTMFHRMLKLPDEVRLRYDVSSLRTMIHAAAPCPIETKWKMLDWWGDVIWEYYAATEGGGTIVSPKEWRENPGSVGRPWPNSEVVIFDDDGNEVPAGASGTIYMRMGGSEFKYYKDDDKTDKARRKGFFTVGDIGYFNEAGYLFLNDRANDMIIAGGVNIYPAEIEGVIQQHEHVQDVAVFGVPNEDTGEEIKAVVELVPGIDASEGVRDDIVTYYQGRMAKQKWPRSIDFTDEMPRDPNGKLYKRKLRDPYWEGHDRAIV
- a CDS encoding class I SAM-dependent methyltransferase, encoding MIAKIRAHLGLKGRLSTALDVGCGTGLSTVALCEIADHVVGTDSSATMIEVANDVGQGGVVFHCAPGEDLRFPDQSFDVITVCGAINWINRERFLPEAKRVLKPTGSLVVYDNFITDRMSDVPEYTQWFHEQYLGRYPKPPRDETPLTTPEAKRHGFHLDQEEYSNALPMSREQYVEFMLTQSNIISAVELGSESLSAAREWMNQTLVPIFPEEKATLCFSGYVWYLRTD